In Nitrospira sp., the genomic window TCTTCCCAAACCCAAGTACGGTACCGTCATCAGAAGGAGATTCTTGTATGAAGACCATGAATGGGTTAGCTCTCTGTCTCGTCTCTGCCCTCATCGGCGCATCCCTGTCCCTATCTTCTCCCGCTCTCGCTCAGAGCCTCCCACCGGCAGCCAAACAAAACGGTGCCGCGGTACAGAAGCCTGTCAGAACCATCGGTATGGAAGAGTATCGAAAGATCGTCGAGAATCCTGGACCAGCCTTGATCGTCGATGTACGAGAGCCGTACGAATATGCAGCCGGGCACGTCCCGGGGGCAATCAACATTCCACGGGGC contains:
- a CDS encoding rhodanese-like domain-containing protein, yielding MNGLALCLVSALIGASLSLSSPALAQSLPPAAKQNGAAVQKPVRTIGMEEYRKIVENPGPALIVDVREPYEYAAGHVPGAINIPRGVIQTEIWKHVGSAEKADAERPIVLQCQAGRRATLAAQTLGELGFTQTSAVIMNLDDWKQSGNPFVK